The genomic region TTGATTCGTGAGCAGACTTGGAATCAGGTACGCAAAAGACTTACCGATTCCGACACCAGCTTCAATCATGGCGTTATGTCCTTGGATATAAGCATCGGCTATGTCGAGAGACATTTCTTGCTGTCCGATCCGCTCTCTTAGACCGATTCGGGGGAACCGGTCATATATTCGGAAGATGGCATTAACCAAAGAACGTTCGATTTCCTTGTTCGGTTCCCGCTTATTTATTTTATAGAGTTCATTTAACCAATTCATAACGATCGCCCCTCTTCCGAATGATGATCTTCTTGTACTACATTTTGGAGACGATGTACCTCATAAAGAGGCTGTGACGGCGTTTTTCAATCTGGATACGCCTTCTTGTAACTGTTCATCTGACAAATGTGCAAAAGATAAATATATACCATACTTCGTACCAACTGACGTTGAACTGCTGACTTCTGAGTATACCACACCTTGTGACTTAGCCGATGCCCGAAAGGCCTCATACGTGGACACATTACCTCGCCACCAGCCAAACACGTGCAGACCCGCTTCATTCTCCACCCAATCAAACCATGTAGAAAGTTGCTTGTTCAAAAGTTTGAGTAACAGATCGAATTTGCGACTGTATAATCGATTCATCCTGCGCAGATGACGCTCATATTGACCGCTTGTCATGAATGCAGCTAATGCCCGTTGTTCGATCAGGTTGACGGGTCTTGGCTCGTATAATGCCTGTGCCTTTCTAAAGGTATCTGCCAAGGTAGGTGGAAGAACCACAAAACCAAGTCGTACTTCAAAAGGCAAGGTTTTCGTAAAGCTGCCCAGGTAGATTACACGTCCTGCTTTATCAAGTGTTTTCAACGGTTCAACATGCATTCCGCGATATCGGAATTCACTATCATAATCATCCTCGACAATCATGGCATCATGACGATGTGCCCAGTCCAGCAAGGTTTGTCTGCGTTCAAGGCTGAGCATTTCGCCAGTGGGAAACTGTCGTGACGGCGTGACAAACAACATACGCGCTTCCCAGTCTTGGGGCACAACGCCCTGACCATCGAGATTGGCTTCAATCAACTGTGCACCCGCAGCCAAAATGGCTTTAGAAATCCCGACGTAACAAGGGCTTTCCGTCACGACGTGATCCCCAGGATCTGCAAGTAATTGAGTGAGAAGAGCTATAGCTTGCATGGAGCCTGCAGTCACTGCAATATGATCCGGATCGACTTGAATTCCCCGCATTCTTCGAAGGTAGGCAGCAATGGCTTCTCTCAATCTCGGATCCCCGGTTGAACTGACCATCGCAGAGGTTGTTTCCAGGTGATGCTCACGCTGCCGTATCTCTGCATACAATCGATTATTCCATTCATCGTAAGGGAATTTGGATAAATCAGGTTGGTATTTGCTAAAGTCGATCACTTCGTTGCGATCCATTCTGGAATCATGTGTTGGAGCATTGGTTTGTGCATTTCTTTGAGTTGTCTGCTGTTCAAACTGCTGAATACGATTTCCCCAGGCTGATAAGTGATGGTTACAAGCTTTCACGGTGGACGAATCATTGCTTAAATCCAACTGATACGCAACAAAGGTTCCTCTTCCATGCTCTGATTGAATGTAACCTTGAGCAGTCAACGTATCATAGACCTGATTCACGGTTCCTCTGGAAATGTGATACGTCGCGGCTAACTCTCTAGTCGAGGGTAACTTCTCGCCATGTATAAGATTACCTTCATGAATAGCATCACGAATGGCATGATAGAGAGCCTTCATCTTCGTATATTTTCGGTTCAAATATGAACTGTAAGCTACATGAAATTGCATATGCCCTCCAGAAGTTATAATTGAAGTGGTACAATAAAAACCAAAATTATTGGATCTTTTTAGTTGACCATTCTCATTTTATACTAAATCATAGATTAGAGCGATGCCTTTATTGAAAACCACCCAAAGTTCATAGGAGGAATA from Paenibacillus sp. FSL R5-0341 harbors:
- a CDS encoding PLP-dependent aminotransferase family protein, whose protein sequence is MQFHVAYSSYLNRKYTKMKALYHAIRDAIHEGNLIHGEKLPSTRELAATYHISRGTVNQVYDTLTAQGYIQSEHGRGTFVAYQLDLSNDSSTVKACNHHLSAWGNRIQQFEQQTTQRNAQTNAPTHDSRMDRNEVIDFSKYQPDLSKFPYDEWNNRLYAEIRQREHHLETTSAMVSSTGDPRLREAIAAYLRRMRGIQVDPDHIAVTAGSMQAIALLTQLLADPGDHVVTESPCYVGISKAILAAGAQLIEANLDGQGVVPQDWEARMLFVTPSRQFPTGEMLSLERRQTLLDWAHRHDAMIVEDDYDSEFRYRGMHVEPLKTLDKAGRVIYLGSFTKTLPFEVRLGFVVLPPTLADTFRKAQALYEPRPVNLIEQRALAAFMTSGQYERHLRRMNRLYSRKFDLLLKLLNKQLSTWFDWVENEAGLHVFGWWRGNVSTYEAFRASAKSQGVVYSEVSSSTSVGTKYGIYLSFAHLSDEQLQEGVSRLKNAVTASL